The following are encoded in a window of Geotrypetes seraphini chromosome 5, aGeoSer1.1, whole genome shotgun sequence genomic DNA:
- the LOC117360328 gene encoding olfactory receptor 5V1-like, producing the protein MEEVEKTNHTGMTEFIILGFSEFPEMQLLLFLVFLIIYLLSVVGNLLIISTVCAEPHLHSPMFFFLINLSFLEICYVTVTVPKLLAVLIAENKAISFIQCMTQMYLFLFYTSTEFYLLTTMAYDRYVAICNPLRYTIIVNRNVCIILAIVSWMLGFLDPVPHVTLLSQSFFCRSNQINHFFCDMAALMTLSCSGTSAIETITYIEGLVLGFTSFILTIISYVYIISAILKISSAKGRQKAFSTCSSHLTVVLLFYGTSFGVYMRPKSFYSMDLNKLLTVVYITAIPLLNPLIYSLRNKELKGSLWKATRRAENYFSSRINEMLHTICWQYHNKK; encoded by the coding sequence atggaagaagtggaaaagACAAATCACACTGGAATGACAGAATTCATCATTCTAGGATTCTCTGAGTTTCCTGAGATGCAGCTCCTCCTTTTTCTTGTGTTTTTGATTATTTATCTGTTGTCTGTGGTGGGAAATCTTCTCATCATTTCCACTGTTTGTGCTGAACCTCATTTGCACAGCCCCATGTTCTtcttcctcatcaacttgtcTTTCTTAGAAATCTGTTATGTGACTGTTACAGTGCCTAAATTGTTAGCTGTGCTTATAGCAGAAAATAAGGCCATCTCTTTTATACAGTGCATGACTCAGATGTACCTGTTCCTGTTCTACACAAGTACTGAGTTCTACCTTCTCACCACCATGGCCTACGATCGCTATGTTGCCATCTGCAATCCCTTGCGTTACACTATCATTGTGAACAGGAATGTCTGCATAATCCTTGCCATTGTTTCCTGGATGCTTGGGTTTCTAGATCCAGTTCCTCATGTTACTTTACTATCACAATCATTTTTCTGTAGATCAAATCAAATCAACCATTTCTTTTGTGATATGGCAGCATTGATGACTCTGTCATGTTCAGGAACCTCTGCCATTGAAACTATAACTTATATTGAAGGTCTAGTTTTAGGTTTTACCTCCTTCATATTAACGATTATATCATATGTATACATTATTTCTGCAATTTTAAAAATCAGTTCTGCTAAGGGGAGGCAAaaagccttttctacctgttcttCTCATCTCACGGTTGTTCTATTATTTTATGGGACCTCTTTTGGTGTGTACATGAGACCCAAGTCTTTTTACTCCATGGATCTTAATAAACTGCTCACTGTAGTGTATATAACTGCAATTCCACTGCTCAACCCCTTGATTTATAGCCTGAGaaataaggaactgaaaggaagtTTATGGAAAGCAACCAGAAGAGCAGAAAACTAtttttcttccagaattaatgAAATGTTGCATACTATTTGTTGGCAATATCACAACAAAAAATAA